The sequence CGGCCGTACTGACCGTGGTCAAGAATCATCCGGGCAATGTCTGCGAACAGGACAAGGCCAATATCGCGCGCGGCTTTGTCGATGCGATGGTCGATGTACTAGTGGCCAAATCGCTCAGTGCGCTCAAGCACACCGGCCTGAACCGACTGGTGGTGGCCGGCGGCGTCGGTGCCAACCGGCAGTTGCGCGCCGCGCTCGATGCCGCCGGTCTGAAAAAGCGCTTCAAGGTGTATTACCCGGAGCTGGAATTCTGTACCGACAACGGCGCGATGATCGCCTTCGCCGGTGGCTTGCGGCTGGCGCAGGACCCGACGCTGGCGGTACGCGATTACGCCTTCACTGTCCGGCCGCGCTGGCCGCTGGCCGAACTGGAAGCGCCGCGTGGCTGATCCGACGCCGATCCAGCTGATCGGCACCGCCCTGTTCGCGATGGCGGTACTGCATACGTTTTCAACCAAATTTTTTCATCAACTGGCGCAGCGCCAGTCGCGCCTGTCCGGCGTCTGGCATTTGCTGGGCGAAGTCGAAGTCGTCTTCGGACTATGGGCAATGGTGCTGGTGCTGTGCGTGCTCGGGCTGAGCGGAGCGGACGACGCCTATGCCTATCTGGAACAGCAAAATTTTACCGAGCCGCTATTCGTGTTTGTGATCCTCGTGATTGCCGGCACGCGGCCCATCCTGACACTGGCGCAAGGGCTGGTCGAAACCCTGACCCGCTGGTTGCCGACGCCGACCGCGATCACCTGCTTCGTGCTGACGCTGGCGCTGATCCCGCTGCTCGGTTCGCTCATTACCGAACCGGCCGCGATGACGCTGGCGGCGCTGATGCTGCGCGAGCGCTATTACCAGGCGGGCCTGTCGAACCGGTTCAAGTACGCGACGCTGGCGGTGCTGCTGGTCAATGTCTCGATAGGCGGCGTACTCACGCCGTATGCCGCGCCGCCGGTGCTGATGGTGGCCGACGCCTGGGGCTGGGACTTGCACTTCATGGCGACGATGTTCGGCTGGAAAGCCGCGGTGGCCGTCGTGACCAACACCCTGGTGCTGGCGCTGCTGTTTCGCAAGGAACTGGCAGGCATGGCCGCGCCG comes from Actimicrobium sp. CCC2.4 and encodes:
- a CDS encoding putative Na+/H+ antiporter encodes the protein MADPTPIQLIGTALFAMAVLHTFSTKFFHQLAQRQSRLSGVWHLLGEVEVVFGLWAMVLVLCVLGLSGADDAYAYLEQQNFTEPLFVFVILVIAGTRPILTLAQGLVETLTRWLPTPTAITCFVLTLALIPLLGSLITEPAAMTLAALMLRERYYQAGLSNRFKYATLAVLLVNVSIGGVLTPYAAPPVLMVADAWGWDLHFMATMFGWKAAVAVVTNTLVLALLFRKELAGMAAPDTTSKEAPMPTAIVLAHVLFLVGTVLTSHHPVAFIGLFLFFLGFVEAFDKHQEPLMLREGLLVGFFLAGLVVLGKQQTWWLQPVLAGLDATVLFFGAVGLTAITDNAALTYLGSLVAGISDPAKYALVAGAVTGGGLTVIANAPNPAGFAILRGHFDDESINPLWVLLAALGPTSVAGLCFMVL